A section of the Oryza sativa Japonica Group chromosome 1, ASM3414082v1 genome encodes:
- the LOC112937650 gene encoding uncharacterized protein translates to MADQLRRRWAAADDGVLYEVARRIPCEIDRRHMGRVCNSWRVALVKLKAPAPPPPLPWLALPESDDGLPATVSCVLSGCRTHAFSVLQGARGARYFGSYDGGWLFLAVGGQAQCQALLNLKINGFQTLDLPNLAPVNSVNPNRDREMAIVAATLSCQPTEQGCIVAGIIESSPNLVAVGHVTRSIAFWRMGDQVVLPVLWALEEDNPLMRLEEVEDLLCHHGAFHFLTRAEDVLACEEPPVFYRDSVSLVPANMFFLPRVHDENETVLARYLVGSGKKLLMVVRLASGRGQRTTSAFRVFQKKKFNTGEEDEPSQNRSAHFEYYWSELDELDGRMLFVGLGCSRSYKAGDGRYPGMEEGVYFLDDPSIHQMIIGDAPKPPYLCSDNGKWSRAPTDPQGQVERCFPERGPSIHSPPVWILP, encoded by the coding sequence ATGGCTGATCAGCTTcggcggcgatgggcggcggcggacgacggtgTCCTGTACGAGGTCGCCCGCCGCATCCCGTGCGAGATCGATCGCCGCCACATGGGTCGCGTATGCAACTCCTGGCGCGTGGCGCTCGTGAAGCTCAaggccccggcgccgccgcctccgctcccgTGGCTCGCCCTCCCTGAGTCCGACGATGGGCTGCCCGCCACCGTCTCCTGCGTCCTCAGCGGCTGCCGCACCCACGCCTTCTCCGTCCTTCAaggagcacgcggcgcgcgcTACTTCGGTTCGTACGATGGCGGATGGCtcttcctcgccgtcggcggccaAGCTCAATGCCAAGCCCTCCTCAACCTCAAGATCAACGGCTTTCAGACCCTCGACCTCCCCAACCTGGCGCCCGTCAACTCAGTGAATCCGAACCGTGACCGTGAGAtggccatcgtcgccgccaccctctcGTGCCAGCCAACTGAACAAGGATGCATCGTCGCCGGCATCATCGAATCATCTcccaacctcgtcgccgttggCCATGTCACCCGGAGCATTGCGTTCTGGCGGATGGGCGATCAGGTGGTCTTACCTGTTTTGTGGGCACTGGAGGAGGACAACCCATTGATGCGGCTGGAAGAAGTGGAGGACCTCCTATGCCACCATGGAGCCTTCCATTTCCTCACCCGAGCGGAAGACGTCCTTGCGTGCGAAGAACCACCGGTCTTCTACAGAGATTCCGTGAGTCTGGTCCCGGCAAACATGTTCTTCCTGCCGCGCGTCCACGACGAGAACGAGACTGTTCTTGCTCGCTACCTCGTGGGGTCCGGCAAGAAGCTGCTCATGGTGGTCAGGCTAGCTAGTGGCCGGGGTCAGCGCACGACGTCGGCGTTCCGGGTGTTCCAGAAGAAAAAGTTCAACACCGGCGAAGAAGACGAGCCGTCCCAGAATCGCTCTGCTCATTTTGAGTACTACTGGAGCGAGCTGGACGAGCTCGATGGCCGGATGCTGTTCGTCGGACTAGGCTGCTCCAGATCCTACAAGGCGGGTGATGGCAGGTACCCCGGCATGGAGGAGGGCGTCTACTTCTTGGATGATCCGAGCATCCACCAGATGATCATCGGTGATGCACCCAAACCGCCGTACCTCTGCAGTGACAACGGTAAATGGTCGAGAGCACCAACTGATCCCCAGGGCCAGGTCGAGCGCTGCTTCCCGGAGCGAGGCCCATCGATCCACTCGCCTCCGGTTTGGATTCTCCCTTGA
- the LOC4326725 gene encoding WAT1-related protein At1g09380 isoform X1, translating to MGRESLPTLAMVMVQLGFAGMNVVSKLALDTGMSPYVLIAYRNIIAAVFLAPFAYYFERYTKSGMVITKKVLVQIFFSSIFGATLNQVLYFVGLKSTTPTVACALSNTLPALTFAMAAAFRMESVRLSAAAGQAKVFGTVVCVGGSMIMPFYKGPLLRLWASPIHWRFAESAASGAAAPAAGGAAVLGDVLIILSCAAWAVWFIIQTKMSERFSAPYTSTTIMCLMAGVQCAGVSAAMDRSVAVWKLGFDIRLYSVLYIGVVGSGIAFALMSWCIQVRGPLFVSMFSPLMLVVVAIVGWAILDEKIHVGSAIGSVLIVAGLYMVLWGKAREMGSPSDLDGGGGGGGVVELNGKGADAATTLPVFCTTTNKHETTRNGCSN from the exons atggggagggagagCTTGCCGACGCTGGCCATGGTGATGGTGCAGCTGGGCTTCGCCGGCATGAATGTGGTGTCCAAGCTGGCGCTGGACACCGGCATGAGCCCCTACGTCCTCATCGCCTACCGCAACatcatcgccgccgtcttcctcgccCCCTTCGCCTACTACTTCGAGAGgtacac GAAGAGTGGCATGGTGATCACCAAGAAAGTACTTGTCCAGATATTCTTCTCCTCCATTTTTGG CGCGACGCTGAACCAGGTGCTCTACTTCGTGGGGCTCAAGTCCACGACGCCGACGGTGGCGTGCGCGCTCAGCAACACGCTCCCGGCGCTGACGttcgccatggcggcggcgttccggatGGAGTCGGTGCGGCTGAGCGCGGCCGCCGGGCAGGCCAAGGTGTTCGGCACGGTGGTCTGCGTCGGCGGCTCCATGATCATGCCGTTCTACAAGGGCCCGCTCCTCAGGCTCTGGGCGTCGCCCATCCACTGGCGGTTCGCGGAGAGCGCCGcgtcgggcgcggcggcgccagccgcgggcggcgccgccgtcctcggcgACGTCCTCATCATCCTCAGCTGCGCCGCGTGGGCCGTGTGGTTCATCATACAGACCAAGATGTCGGAGCGGTTCTCGGCGCCGTACACGAGCACGACCATCATGTGCTTGATGGCCGGTGTGCAGTGCGCCGGCGTCAGCGCCGCCATGGACAGGAGCGTCGCCGTGTGGAAGCTCGGCTTCGACATCCGCCTCTACTCCGTGCTCTACATC GGCGTGGTCGGGTCGGGGATCGCGTTCGCGCTCATGTCGTGGTGCATCCAGGTGCGCGGCCCGCTGTTCGTGTCCATGTTCAGCCCGCTGATGCTGGTGGTCGTGGCCATTGTCGGCTGGGCGATCCTCGACGAGAAGATACACGTCGGCAGCGCGATCGGGTCCGTGCTGATCGTCGCCGGGCTGTACATGGTGCTGTGGGGGAAGGCGAGGGAGATGGGCTCGCCATCggacctcgacggcggcggcggcggcggcggcgtggtggagcTGAACGGCAAGGGCGCCGACGCCGCGACGACCTTGCCGGTGTTCTGCACCACCACCAACAAGCACGAGACGACCCGGAACGGCTGCAGCAACTGA
- the LOC4326725 gene encoding WAT1-related protein At1g09380 isoform X2 translates to MGRESLPTLAMVMVQLGFAGMNVVSKLALDTGMSPYVLIAYRNIIAAVFLAPFAYYFERKSGMVITKKVLVQIFFSSIFGATLNQVLYFVGLKSTTPTVACALSNTLPALTFAMAAAFRMESVRLSAAAGQAKVFGTVVCVGGSMIMPFYKGPLLRLWASPIHWRFAESAASGAAAPAAGGAAVLGDVLIILSCAAWAVWFIIQTKMSERFSAPYTSTTIMCLMAGVQCAGVSAAMDRSVAVWKLGFDIRLYSVLYIGVVGSGIAFALMSWCIQVRGPLFVSMFSPLMLVVVAIVGWAILDEKIHVGSAIGSVLIVAGLYMVLWGKAREMGSPSDLDGGGGGGGVVELNGKGADAATTLPVFCTTTNKHETTRNGCSN, encoded by the exons atggggagggagagCTTGCCGACGCTGGCCATGGTGATGGTGCAGCTGGGCTTCGCCGGCATGAATGTGGTGTCCAAGCTGGCGCTGGACACCGGCATGAGCCCCTACGTCCTCATCGCCTACCGCAACatcatcgccgccgtcttcctcgccCCCTTCGCCTACTACTTCGAGAG GAAGAGTGGCATGGTGATCACCAAGAAAGTACTTGTCCAGATATTCTTCTCCTCCATTTTTGG CGCGACGCTGAACCAGGTGCTCTACTTCGTGGGGCTCAAGTCCACGACGCCGACGGTGGCGTGCGCGCTCAGCAACACGCTCCCGGCGCTGACGttcgccatggcggcggcgttccggatGGAGTCGGTGCGGCTGAGCGCGGCCGCCGGGCAGGCCAAGGTGTTCGGCACGGTGGTCTGCGTCGGCGGCTCCATGATCATGCCGTTCTACAAGGGCCCGCTCCTCAGGCTCTGGGCGTCGCCCATCCACTGGCGGTTCGCGGAGAGCGCCGcgtcgggcgcggcggcgccagccgcgggcggcgccgccgtcctcggcgACGTCCTCATCATCCTCAGCTGCGCCGCGTGGGCCGTGTGGTTCATCATACAGACCAAGATGTCGGAGCGGTTCTCGGCGCCGTACACGAGCACGACCATCATGTGCTTGATGGCCGGTGTGCAGTGCGCCGGCGTCAGCGCCGCCATGGACAGGAGCGTCGCCGTGTGGAAGCTCGGCTTCGACATCCGCCTCTACTCCGTGCTCTACATC GGCGTGGTCGGGTCGGGGATCGCGTTCGCGCTCATGTCGTGGTGCATCCAGGTGCGCGGCCCGCTGTTCGTGTCCATGTTCAGCCCGCTGATGCTGGTGGTCGTGGCCATTGTCGGCTGGGCGATCCTCGACGAGAAGATACACGTCGGCAGCGCGATCGGGTCCGTGCTGATCGTCGCCGGGCTGTACATGGTGCTGTGGGGGAAGGCGAGGGAGATGGGCTCGCCATCggacctcgacggcggcggcggcggcggcggcgtggtggagcTGAACGGCAAGGGCGCCGACGCCGCGACGACCTTGCCGGTGTTCTGCACCACCACCAACAAGCACGAGACGACCCGGAACGGCTGCAGCAACTGA